The following coding sequences lie in one Spirosoma sp. KUDC1026 genomic window:
- a CDS encoding TIGR02281 family clan AA aspartic protease encodes MNKLLALLSLFVMLYLAGCSGCSRSGSHQPRRGKRTRTEQPVRESATTPPASTSPTLTQIGDGPTEVAMEKENGVYKVPVTVNGVPMKFILDTGASLISMSSTEAEKLYRQGAISESDIIGQSRFQDAKGDISPGAIVRLKSVRIGDRVLENVNANIVGSAQAPLLLGQSALSQFGKISVDYRRNVVTFD; translated from the coding sequence ATGAATAAGCTGCTGGCGTTGCTTTCCTTGTTCGTTATGCTTTATCTCGCCGGCTGTTCGGGCTGCTCGCGATCGGGCAGTCACCAGCCCCGCCGGGGCAAGCGGACGCGCACGGAACAGCCAGTTCGTGAATCGGCAACCACCCCACCCGCATCGACCAGCCCCACGCTGACGCAGATCGGCGACGGACCGACCGAGGTAGCGATGGAGAAAGAAAACGGTGTATACAAAGTGCCCGTTACGGTGAATGGCGTACCGATGAAGTTTATTCTCGACACGGGGGCCAGCCTGATTTCCATGTCATCAACCGAAGCGGAAAAACTGTACCGTCAGGGGGCCATCAGCGAGTCGGACATTATTGGTCAGTCGCGGTTTCAGGATGCAAAAGGCGACATCTCACCGGGGGCCATTGTTCGCCTGAAATCGGTGCGGATTGGCGACCGGGTACTGGAGAATGTAAACGCCAACATCGTCGGCAGCGCGCAGGCTCCGCTCCTGCTGGGTCAGTCGGCCCTGTCGCAATTCGGTAAAATTTCAGTGGATTACCGCCGAAACGTGGTGACGTTCGACTGA
- a CDS encoding WG repeat-containing protein: protein MTETELTDRLRETIVLDGPDAWQRTSYLQDAQAAGIPLASALKRAAEISQEVANNSLLYDNIRARIARLAQPSRSHLIEQDLHQILNAATSLNLSPDFVRNRWVPTVLQQQTLVSAPAKSVSEEKPAPAEPVTPEPEPVIPDPEPTPVPEPEPIRQPEPPASKPAPETVVSITQPAPVYRSEITRPPENPPVVRSFTASPARVYSGQTVTLSWDVANLLAVTIDDLGEGLSPQNRGWVKPSKTTDYTLFDANNTPLSTVRVEVIKRDRSGIYGVLFAVVLLALIYWFIKNTNSSQPTEPERKSRTAQPERSEARSRWNKLPPASTAARSTPPETSGDDDSSTETSSSPAPVVDEPGSSEPTESATPARTASKPVPSLADARQGKYEETFGNKPYDKVELGADEQGWRRARVNGRWGYVDADDEWVIEPEYEAVTPFRGNMAQVFQDGKLITINRSGEQVRNP from the coding sequence ATGACGGAAACTGAACTCACTGACCGACTCCGAGAAACCATCGTACTGGATGGTCCCGATGCCTGGCAGCGTACCAGTTACCTTCAGGATGCACAGGCCGCAGGCATTCCTCTGGCATCAGCGCTGAAACGAGCCGCGGAGATTAGCCAGGAGGTTGCCAACAACAGTCTACTCTATGACAATATCCGGGCGCGCATTGCCCGGCTGGCCCAACCCTCACGCAGCCACCTGATCGAGCAGGATCTTCATCAGATCCTCAACGCGGCTACGTCGCTGAATCTCTCCCCCGATTTCGTTCGGAATCGGTGGGTACCGACCGTGCTTCAGCAGCAGACTCTGGTATCGGCTCCGGCAAAATCTGTTAGCGAAGAAAAACCGGCTCCGGCCGAGCCGGTCACGCCGGAACCGGAACCCGTTATTCCTGATCCCGAACCCACGCCCGTTCCCGAGCCGGAACCCATCCGGCAACCCGAACCGCCGGCCTCAAAACCAGCGCCCGAGACGGTCGTATCCATCACTCAGCCCGCGCCGGTCTATAGATCTGAGATCACGCGACCGCCCGAGAATCCACCCGTTGTTCGCTCGTTCACGGCGTCGCCCGCTCGTGTGTACAGCGGGCAAACAGTCACGCTTTCCTGGGACGTAGCCAACCTGCTGGCCGTTACGATTGATGATTTAGGCGAAGGGCTGTCGCCCCAGAACCGAGGCTGGGTGAAACCGTCAAAAACAACCGACTATACCTTGTTTGACGCCAACAACACCCCCCTCAGTACCGTTCGGGTAGAAGTTATCAAACGAGATCGTAGTGGTATTTACGGCGTATTGTTTGCCGTAGTGTTGCTGGCGCTGATCTACTGGTTCATTAAGAACACGAACAGCTCCCAACCGACCGAACCGGAACGGAAGTCGCGTACGGCACAACCTGAACGATCTGAAGCCCGTAGCCGCTGGAACAAATTGCCTCCTGCGAGTACGGCCGCCCGTTCGACACCACCGGAAACATCCGGTGACGACGACAGCTCCACAGAAACCAGCTCGTCACCAGCACCGGTCGTCGACGAACCCGGTTCAAGCGAACCCACCGAGTCGGCAACGCCTGCTCGGACAGCCAGCAAGCCGGTACCATCACTAGCCGACGCCCGGCAGGGTAAATATGAAGAAACGTTTGGCAACAAGCCTTACGATAAAGTAGAACTGGGAGCAGATGAACAGGGCTGGCGCCGGGCTCGGGTCAATGGTCGCTGGGGCTACGTCGATGCGGACGACGAGTGGGTAATCGAACCCGAATACGAAGCAGTTACGCCCTTTCGCGGCAATATGGCCCAGGTCTTTCAGGATGGAAAGCTCATCACCATCAACCGCTCGGGCGAGCAGGTGCGTAATCCCTGA
- a CDS encoding PKD domain-containing protein translates to MLQRVIWFFLFVLLAGCEPFDLERKNFPVCSTPRAAIGVVKDRLDVTFFLQDPEGTIDIATWDPGDGKNVIRTGSRVTYNYEKAGSYTVKLVLVNTCDDSYTISQEITVTPR, encoded by the coding sequence ATGTTACAACGTGTAATCTGGTTCTTTCTTTTCGTTCTGCTGGCGGGTTGTGAACCATTTGATCTGGAACGGAAAAATTTTCCTGTCTGCTCTACACCAAGAGCGGCCATCGGTGTTGTCAAGGATCGGCTGGACGTTACGTTCTTTCTTCAGGACCCGGAAGGGACTATTGATATTGCCACCTGGGACCCCGGCGATGGTAAAAACGTGATCCGAACGGGCAGCCGCGTTACGTACAATTACGAAAAAGCGGGTAGCTACACCGTAAAACTGGTGCTGGTCAATACCTGCGATGATAGCTACACTATAAGTCAGGAAATAACGGTTACGCCCAGATAG
- a CDS encoding PAS domain S-box protein: MQRSSLRNDASTNAATFSSGTDGQTLIQSGIPTDVRQTYDQLNLIVFTVEQDGTLSYINPYTYRVTAWQAEDILDKNFFDIFVPAADRARLELELEDALSRGVLPESKDVNLLTRSGALRNVRLNSFIANRAPATDAASFTIIAEDVTNKRRVASALSNTNAQLQDLVDNTSDIIQLLTLDGKFIFVNRAWREALGYGSDEISALNLNDILHPDAVNSTWAMLKRIELGEKLPYVETVFQAKNGRTLYLSGSINCRFDNGRPTAFRCIMHDTTEKIRAEKSQKLYYSIANWTINAPTLDELYQKIHEELGHIIDARNFFIALYDSGKSYLSFPYYVDEYFNGHMRFTKRKLGNGLTEYTIRANKPLFLYEQDIRQLADAHHIDLYNQLQPAVMLTAPLRIGDEITGIIGVKSYDNAQTYGPRDLELLEFISGQVALAIARKQYETILDKQNARLNAIFDSSTYLIWSVNKGLQLTSFNRNYVQMIEAQLGEAPTLQTSASKLSWRMIGVDNQRLLEERYRRAFRGIAQSFEMHFVTSKGETFLECHLNPITLAGGVIEEVSCIARDITNRKRAEIATRRSEEKFRGIFENLQDIYVRVDRQGRITMISPSVFKRMGYAPDEVLGQDALQYFVDKQVLFRALIKLRSNHSLRNFEVSMRRKDGTVRQFMFNMLMLQDDQGDYSVVAVLARDITELKRQAAELVKAKDEAERSLKVKERFLANMSHEIRTPMNGVIGMIDLLNDTSLDEEQRSYVKTIKRSSETLLNILNDILDLSKIEAGKMVLHESPVAFREIFDKLIALFGQQAHSKNNTLTYQLGPDLPTFVIADQTRLLQILSNLTSNAIKFTENGVVRVEATLLSKRGKFNRIRVDVTDSGIGISPENINLLFNSFSQVDTSSRKSFGGTGLGLSISKELAHLMKGEVGVNSQVGQGSTFWFTIELKETAISPSQQPTEVAEISLANFFSDYHPNVLLVDDNAVNRKVASEILRKAGCVVTTADSGAAAIQEVAHRAEGLGTRVNDDQKEINPQPAAQAPIPPFDVIFMDIQMPDMDGVETTRRLRDRFGKQLPTIVAMTAYSMREDRERFISQGLDDYIAKPIRAQSLIAKVKEISDASRTKRSAQPVPATKPAVATAEPALPVIDEEIVGQLRDIGGQELVDSIMEEFVTEATELVTGAVDAYALGDIPTVKSHLHTLKGSAGTIGIARVADISRTAEGKLKVNDTSGLNEALQALEKAFTEFKETWQK; encoded by the coding sequence ATGCAACGGTCTTCTCTGCGTAACGACGCGTCAACCAACGCGGCTACATTTTCTTCCGGAACGGATGGTCAGACCCTCATTCAGTCGGGCATCCCAACCGACGTTCGGCAAACCTACGATCAGCTGAATCTGATCGTGTTTACGGTCGAACAAGACGGAACACTGAGTTACATCAACCCCTATACCTACCGCGTAACGGCCTGGCAGGCAGAGGACATTCTCGACAAAAATTTCTTTGACATATTCGTTCCGGCCGCCGATCGGGCACGCCTGGAACTCGAACTGGAAGACGCTTTAAGCCGGGGGGTATTGCCCGAATCGAAGGATGTTAACCTGCTTACCCGAAGCGGGGCATTACGTAACGTTCGGCTTAATTCGTTCATTGCCAACCGAGCGCCGGCGACAGACGCGGCCTCGTTCACCATCATTGCGGAAGACGTAACGAATAAACGGCGGGTAGCTTCGGCCCTGTCGAATACCAACGCGCAGTTGCAGGACCTAGTCGACAATACGTCGGATATTATCCAGCTCCTGACTCTCGACGGTAAATTTATATTCGTTAACCGGGCCTGGCGGGAAGCTCTGGGTTATGGTTCCGACGAAATATCGGCCCTTAATCTGAACGACATACTGCACCCCGATGCCGTTAATAGTACCTGGGCGATGTTGAAACGGATTGAGCTGGGCGAAAAATTACCGTACGTCGAAACTGTTTTTCAGGCCAAGAACGGCCGCACCTTATACCTTTCCGGTAGTATCAACTGCCGGTTTGACAACGGTCGCCCAACGGCGTTTCGGTGTATCATGCACGATACGACCGAAAAAATCCGGGCCGAAAAATCGCAGAAACTCTACTACAGCATTGCTAACTGGACGATCAACGCGCCAACGCTGGACGAGCTGTATCAGAAAATTCACGAGGAGCTGGGGCACATCATTGACGCCCGCAACTTTTTTATTGCCCTCTACGATTCCGGCAAATCGTACCTGTCGTTTCCATACTACGTCGACGAGTATTTTAACGGCCATATGCGGTTCACCAAGCGCAAGCTGGGAAATGGCCTGACCGAGTACACAATTCGGGCGAACAAGCCGCTGTTTCTGTACGAACAGGACATTCGACAACTTGCCGACGCGCACCATATCGATCTGTATAACCAGCTTCAGCCCGCCGTGATGCTGACGGCTCCGCTCCGGATTGGTGATGAGATTACGGGGATAATCGGCGTAAAATCGTACGACAACGCCCAGACATACGGTCCCCGCGACCTGGAATTGCTCGAGTTCATTTCGGGTCAAGTCGCCCTCGCCATTGCCCGGAAACAGTACGAAACCATTCTGGACAAGCAGAATGCCCGGCTCAACGCCATTTTCGACAGCAGTACGTACCTGATCTGGTCAGTTAACAAAGGACTGCAGTTAACCTCCTTCAACCGCAATTACGTCCAGATGATCGAGGCTCAGCTGGGAGAAGCGCCTACCCTGCAGACGAGTGCCTCGAAGCTAAGCTGGCGGATGATTGGCGTCGATAACCAGCGTCTGCTGGAAGAGCGGTACCGGCGCGCTTTCCGGGGCATTGCCCAGAGTTTCGAAATGCATTTTGTTACGTCCAAAGGCGAAACCTTCCTAGAATGTCACCTCAACCCAATAACGCTCGCGGGGGGTGTTATCGAAGAGGTTTCGTGCATTGCCCGGGATATTACCAACCGGAAACGGGCCGAAATCGCCACCCGCCGAAGCGAAGAGAAGTTCCGGGGTATCTTTGAAAACCTGCAGGATATTTACGTACGCGTTGACCGGCAGGGGCGCATCACGATGATCAGCCCGTCGGTGTTCAAGCGCATGGGTTACGCCCCCGATGAGGTGCTGGGACAGGATGCACTCCAGTATTTTGTGGACAAACAGGTTTTGTTCCGGGCGCTTATCAAACTGCGCAGCAACCACAGCCTGCGGAATTTCGAGGTGAGTATGCGCCGGAAAGACGGCACGGTACGTCAGTTCATGTTCAACATGCTGATGCTCCAGGATGACCAGGGCGATTACTCGGTCGTGGCTGTGCTGGCCCGCGACATTACCGAGTTGAAACGTCAGGCGGCTGAGCTGGTCAAGGCTAAAGACGAAGCTGAGCGGTCGCTGAAGGTCAAAGAGCGTTTCCTGGCTAATATGAGCCACGAGATCCGGACGCCCATGAACGGGGTGATCGGTATGATTGACCTGCTTAATGATACGTCGCTGGACGAAGAACAGCGGAGCTACGTGAAAACGATCAAACGCTCGTCGGAAACGCTGCTGAATATTCTGAATGATATTCTTGACCTGTCGAAGATCGAAGCGGGGAAAATGGTATTGCACGAATCGCCGGTGGCTTTCCGGGAGATTTTTGACAAGCTGATTGCGCTCTTCGGCCAGCAGGCGCACTCCAAAAACAATACGCTGACGTACCAGCTCGGACCCGATCTGCCAACCTTCGTTATTGCCGATCAGACGCGGCTATTGCAGATTTTATCCAACCTGACCTCCAACGCCATCAAATTTACGGAGAACGGCGTCGTCCGGGTAGAAGCTACGTTACTCAGCAAACGAGGCAAGTTTAACCGTATTCGCGTCGACGTAACCGACTCCGGTATCGGGATTTCGCCCGAGAACATCAACCTCCTGTTCAACTCATTCAGCCAGGTCGATACGTCATCGCGGAAATCATTTGGCGGTACGGGACTTGGCCTGTCGATTTCCAAGGAACTGGCACACCTCATGAAGGGTGAAGTCGGCGTTAATTCGCAGGTTGGCCAGGGTAGTACGTTCTGGTTCACGATTGAGTTAAAAGAAACGGCCATTAGTCCATCGCAACAGCCTACCGAAGTGGCCGAAATCTCACTGGCCAACTTCTTCAGCGATTATCACCCCAACGTACTGCTGGTTGATGACAATGCCGTCAACCGTAAGGTTGCCAGCGAAATTCTGCGCAAAGCCGGCTGTGTAGTTACCACGGCTGATAGCGGTGCCGCGGCAATCCAGGAAGTCGCGCATCGGGCAGAGGGCCTGGGGACCAGGGTAAACGATGATCAGAAAGAAATTAACCCGCAACCCGCTGCCCAAGCTCCCATCCCCCCATTCGACGTCATTTTCATGGACATTCAAATGCCCGACATGGATGGCGTTGAAACCACACGCCGTTTGCGAGACCGGTTCGGCAAACAGTTACCCACTATTGTGGCGATGACGGCCTATTCCATGCGCGAGGATCGGGAGCGATTTATCAGCCAGGGGCTGGACGATTACATTGCCAAGCCTATCCGGGCGCAAAGCCTGATCGCCAAGGTCAAGGAGATTTCGGATGCTAGTCGGACGAAGCGTAGCGCCCAGCCCGTTCCTGCCACTAAACCGGCTGTGGCCACAGCTGAGCCAGCCTTGCCCGTCATTGATGAAGAGATCGTCGGGCAGTTACGCGACATTGGTGGTCAGGAACTGGTCGACAGCATCATGGAAGAATTCGTTACGGAAGCCACCGAACTGGTTACGGGAGCCGTTGATGCCTATGCGCTGGGCGATATTCCAACCGTAAAAAGTCATCTGCATACGTTAAAAGGCAGCGCCGGAACTATCGGTATTGCCCGCGTCGCCGACATTTCCCGTACGGCAGAAGGCAAATTGAAAGTCAACGACACCAGTGGGCTGAATGAAGCTCTACAGGCTCTGGAGAAAGCCTTTACGGAGTTTAAGGAAACATGGCAGAAATAA
- a CDS encoding DUF2442 domain-containing protein, translating to MKTISSLPTKHLGNTGKVIGDTKVSNPKPSTSQTPGSATIKHPLEILPEFLPDLVAVSVKDTDVLCSFEDGRTLSFPLQWSDKLSKATTAQRQAFEFNAHFIFWDDLDEIIGVRNILLGNKLHW from the coding sequence ATGAAAACAATATCAAGCCTACCTACAAAACACTTAGGTAACACTGGAAAAGTAATAGGAGATACGAAAGTATCTAATCCGAAGCCTTCGACTTCCCAAACTCCTGGATCGGCTACTATTAAACACCCCTTAGAAATACTTCCAGAATTTCTCCCAGATTTAGTTGCTGTAAGCGTAAAGGATACTGACGTGTTGTGTTCGTTTGAAGACGGCCGTACCTTATCGTTTCCCTTACAGTGGTCCGACAAGCTCAGTAAGGCGACAACCGCTCAGCGCCAAGCTTTTGAGTTCAATGCCCATTTCATCTTCTGGGACGACCTGGATGAAATTATAGGCGTTCGAAATATTCTCCTGGGCAACAAGCTCCACTGGTAA
- a CDS encoding DUF4160 domain-containing protein → MPKFLEMYGWRFFAVMFDLLNEPFHIHVTDKGKKECKYWVIPDGHMQLAYNRGFSTADRNKIERAIKENLPTILNQYKTYCDENNIKPTYKTLR, encoded by the coding sequence ATGCCCAAGTTTCTGGAAATGTATGGTTGGCGTTTCTTCGCCGTTATGTTCGATTTGTTAAACGAACCCTTTCATATCCACGTTACAGATAAAGGCAAGAAAGAATGTAAGTACTGGGTTATTCCAGATGGCCACATGCAACTGGCTTACAATCGTGGGTTTTCGACTGCTGATCGAAACAAGATAGAACGCGCTATAAAAGAAAACTTGCCAACTATTCTCAACCAGTACAAAACCTATTGTGATGAAAACAATATCAAGCCTACCTACAAAACACTTAGGTAA
- a CDS encoding replicative DNA helicase, with product MIPTLETEQRILAVCLTTVGAIREVAAIIQKPDVFATPENQKTYAAMLELNRLDQDTDVVSVNNELQAKHGFLKGDPAGWIEFLTSLFPEAETFTGNLARACYWLVGESARRVAMKLYSKALADLQHPTTDPLELIDSIEKKSQQVRSRFVSLSDTPFAAVLNEAVDLAAKAAENLDPITGVKTLIREVDEYTKGLHGSTSTILAARPAMGKTAEEVQMAYNIAVVQQHPVVIFSLEMKRLQMARRFLSLDTQYKNGEILSGLTRDDGPVNINKLYDSAGRMGDAPLFVYDSKSIRSFDHIKAKTNELARQYPGIVVFIDYLQLIRTEDKDLRTRITNVSEGIKDLANLNDIPIVSLAQLSREVEKRPNKRPQLSDLKESGSIEQDADTVVFLYRPGYYAAKDGDGGSVDQNLLYNIVAKNRNGSTHNEEEAISLHYDLATNRIKPYSHFGQ from the coding sequence ATGATTCCTACCCTTGAAACCGAACAGCGAATCCTGGCCGTCTGCCTGACCACCGTTGGGGCAATCCGTGAAGTAGCGGCTATTATCCAAAAACCCGACGTATTTGCGACGCCCGAAAACCAGAAAACCTACGCGGCTATGCTGGAGCTAAACCGGCTGGATCAGGACACGGACGTCGTTTCGGTCAACAACGAACTACAGGCCAAACACGGCTTTTTAAAAGGCGATCCGGCGGGCTGGATTGAGTTTTTAACCAGCCTGTTTCCCGAAGCCGAAACGTTTACCGGCAATCTGGCTCGCGCCTGCTACTGGCTGGTGGGGGAATCGGCCCGCCGGGTAGCCATGAAACTCTACAGCAAGGCACTGGCCGATCTACAGCACCCAACGACCGACCCTCTGGAGTTGATTGATAGCATCGAAAAGAAATCGCAGCAGGTACGTTCCCGGTTTGTGAGCCTATCGGATACACCCTTTGCTGCTGTATTGAATGAAGCCGTTGATCTGGCAGCAAAGGCGGCTGAGAATCTGGACCCGATCACGGGCGTAAAGACGCTGATTCGGGAAGTTGATGAGTATACAAAGGGGTTGCACGGCTCTACGTCCACGATCCTTGCCGCAAGGCCCGCGATGGGCAAAACTGCGGAAGAGGTGCAGATGGCGTATAATATTGCCGTTGTGCAGCAGCACCCGGTCGTTATTTTCTCGCTCGAAATGAAGCGGCTGCAAATGGCCAGGCGGTTTTTGTCGCTGGATACGCAGTACAAAAACGGCGAAATCTTGTCGGGCCTGACCCGCGACGACGGCCCGGTCAACATCAACAAGCTCTACGACTCAGCGGGCCGAATGGGTGACGCTCCTCTGTTCGTCTATGACAGCAAGTCTATCCGCTCGTTCGATCACATCAAGGCTAAAACCAACGAGCTGGCCCGACAGTATCCCGGCATCGTGGTTTTTATTGATTATCTGCAACTGATCCGGACTGAAGACAAAGATTTACGCACCCGAATTACCAACGTCAGCGAGGGTATTAAGGATCTGGCGAACCTGAACGATATACCCATTGTCTCTTTGGCCCAACTCTCGCGTGAGGTCGAAAAACGGCCCAATAAACGACCCCAACTCTCTGACCTGAAAGAGTCAGGCTCGATTGAGCAGGACGCCGACACGGTTGTTTTTCTCTACCGCCCCGGCTATTACGCGGCAAAGGACGGTGACGGCGGTAGCGTCGACCAGAATCTGTTGTACAACATCGTGGCAAAGAATCGCAACGGCTCAACCCACAACGAAGAGGAAGCAATCTCGCTGCATTACGATTTGGCCACCAACCGGATTAAGCCTTACTCACATTTTGGACAATGA
- a CDS encoding ERF family protein → MEQATTTAAFEAFLKAQSEFKTAIKDSVNPHFKSKFADFASVYDAVKDALHNNGFYVTQPIQISDNGFPIVETIVRYKDGTEIERSACPVVAKQQNDPQAMGSAITYARRYSLAAILCVVTDDDDAEAAIGDRNAKPQPQQRQQSASSSNVNFDEWQMAADACRGAADLNRLKKDVAASKFGDDDFKKVWAMLTKRAKALGCNYDKDAKNFT, encoded by the coding sequence ATGGAACAGGCAACGACAACCGCAGCATTTGAAGCCTTTCTAAAGGCTCAATCAGAATTTAAGACGGCTATCAAGGATAGCGTCAACCCCCATTTTAAATCGAAATTTGCTGATTTCGCATCTGTCTACGACGCCGTTAAGGACGCCCTCCACAATAACGGCTTCTACGTCACTCAGCCCATTCAGATCAGCGACAACGGATTTCCGATTGTTGAAACGATTGTCCGCTACAAGGACGGCACGGAGATCGAACGGTCAGCTTGTCCGGTAGTCGCCAAACAGCAAAACGATCCCCAGGCAATGGGATCTGCTATAACCTACGCCCGTCGCTACTCGCTGGCTGCTATTCTCTGCGTGGTGACCGATGACGACGACGCTGAAGCGGCTATTGGCGACCGGAACGCGAAGCCTCAGCCCCAACAACGTCAACAGTCAGCCTCTTCATCGAACGTGAATTTTGATGAATGGCAAATGGCCGCCGACGCCTGCAGGGGTGCCGCTGATTTGAACCGGTTGAAAAAAGATGTAGCGGCTAGCAAGTTTGGCGACGACGACTTTAAAAAGGTTTGGGCAATGTTGACCAAACGTGCCAAAGCATTGGGCTGCAACTACGATAAAGACGCTAAAAATTTTACATAA
- a CDS encoding DUF6948 domain-containing protein produces MKQVLITTEHRGVWYAEVAETADLTATTLTDLKNCRMAIYWGTTKGLHELCQTGPTSSSKISSPADILVLHKVTGVFAITEAAAEKWNSHCK; encoded by the coding sequence ATGAAACAAGTTCTGATTACTACCGAACACCGTGGCGTATGGTACGCCGAAGTAGCCGAAACTGCTGACCTGACCGCTACAACGCTGACGGATCTGAAAAACTGCCGCATGGCCATCTACTGGGGAACAACAAAAGGTTTGCATGAGCTGTGCCAGACTGGCCCTACCAGTTCCAGTAAAATTTCCAGCCCCGCCGATATTCTGGTGCTGCACAAAGTAACGGGCGTGTTTGCCATCACAGAAGCCGCTGCCGAAAAATGGAACAGCCACTGCAAATAG
- a CDS encoding DNA adenine methylase → MAKTPISYYGGKQNLVSTILPILQVPHARYVEAFVGGGAVFWAKRPSALESINDLDDRVINFYRVCQARFDELNDRVQSTLHSESVYRLAGKILKEAKADEVAFAWAFWVQTNMSFGHKLFAGFRFAQDHDEAQTTHNSKQKFTTLLSERLASVEIFSRDALSVIALKDAKDTLFYLDPPYVSSDCGHYKGYTRANWEELLHTLTTIKGKFVLSSYPEPELAELLAGQVWHQHQIQQAIGVTGKKAGKVKTEVITSNFLPVTKRQQSLFA, encoded by the coding sequence ATGGCAAAAACGCCCATTAGCTACTACGGGGGCAAGCAAAATTTGGTCAGCACCATTCTGCCCATTCTTCAGGTGCCCCATGCCCGGTACGTGGAAGCGTTCGTGGGTGGCGGGGCGGTGTTCTGGGCAAAGAGGCCGTCGGCGCTGGAGTCCATCAACGACCTTGACGACCGGGTGATTAACTTCTACCGGGTGTGTCAGGCGCGGTTTGATGAACTGAACGATCGGGTGCAATCAACTCTGCACAGCGAGTCGGTGTACCGACTCGCTGGTAAGATTCTGAAAGAAGCCAAAGCCGATGAGGTGGCGTTTGCCTGGGCGTTTTGGGTGCAGACGAACATGAGTTTTGGCCATAAATTATTTGCTGGTTTTCGCTTTGCTCAAGACCACGATGAAGCCCAGACCACGCATAATAGTAAGCAGAAGTTCACCACTTTACTTTCGGAACGCCTTGCCTCCGTCGAAATCTTCTCCCGTGACGCCCTGTCGGTGATCGCCCTGAAAGACGCTAAAGACACGCTGTTCTACTTAGACCCGCCCTACGTATCAAGCGATTGCGGTCACTACAAAGGCTACACCCGCGCCAACTGGGAGGAATTGCTACATACGCTGACAACAATCAAAGGAAAGTTCGTTTTGAGTAGCTACCCCGAGCCGGAATTAGCTGAGTTGCTAGCCGGTCAGGTTTGGCACCAACACCAGATTCAACAGGCAATTGGCGTCACCGGCAAAAAGGCCGGGAAGGTCAAAACTGAAGTGATTACCAGCAACTTCTTACCCGTCACCAAACGCCAGCAATCCCTTTTCGCATGA
- a CDS encoding YopX family protein: MREIKFRAWDGERMWYPGDDNRTDVVKFSYDKSGNMAAAHVGQEDYDNDVYGPRWYSFEPTPKMALMQSTGLKDKNGIEIYEGDLVKWDDCSNGRYWRVAVVEFTPSLDLRIVENSLYPISSYKGDVFHYSNFIYRDTHNHLTIVGNVYANPELLIPFTA; this comes from the coding sequence ATGAGGGAAATAAAATTCAGGGCTTGGGACGGCGAACGGATGTGGTATCCAGGCGACGACAATAGGACAGATGTAGTAAAGTTCAGCTACGACAAATCAGGCAATATGGCGGCAGCTCACGTAGGGCAAGAGGATTACGACAACGACGTCTACGGACCTCGCTGGTATTCATTTGAGCCTACTCCGAAAATGGCTTTGATGCAGTCAACCGGATTGAAAGACAAAAACGGCATTGAAATCTACGAGGGTGATTTAGTCAAATGGGATGATTGTAGTAACGGAAGGTATTGGCGAGTTGCAGTCGTTGAGTTCACCCCAAGCTTGGATCTTAGGATTGTCGAAAACTCGTTGTACCCTATCTCATCCTACAAAGGCGACGTGTTCCATTACAGCAATTTCATCTACCGAGATACGCATAACCACCTAACGATAGTAGGGAATGTTTATGCCAACCCGGAGCTCTTAATCCCGTTTACAGCATGA